TGTTGTAAAAACAGAAAAGAATGAGGAGAAAAACCGTAATATCGGGCATCTGCCTCCGTCTGTAAAGCTTGTATACAAGACACTTGAACTGAACGGAAATCTGACCCAGAAAGATCTGATATCTGAGACGACACTTCCCTCAAGAACTGTCCGTTATGCCATAAAAAGGC
The sequence above is a segment of the Methanoplanus limicola DSM 2279 genome. Coding sequences within it:
- a CDS encoding winged helix-turn-helix transcriptional regulator, yielding MIVFVVKTEKNEEKNRNIGHLPPSVKLVYKTLELNGNLTQKDLISETTLPSRTVRYAIKRLKDENLLIEKHYFIDARQSLYGLNLSPEEVIVA